The Puntigrus tetrazona isolate hp1 chromosome 9, ASM1883169v1, whole genome shotgun sequence genome includes the window AAGATTTGTGCATTTCTtctattgttattgttattgattAAGCAACAACAGATTTTATGCACTATTTGTCTTTATGGTTTACAGTATTGTGCTTCATTTGCAGAATGACCAGTGATTTGTGGTTCTCAAGAGATTTGCTTTGTGTATATTGAATCGTGTCGCGTAATTGTGTGGGACATAAGAATTACTTGACTCAGAGTGAAAATCCATTTTTTGTTCATAACCTCAATATTAGGATTGTATTATCTAAGCTTTTTATGTGACTGAAGGAAATGTACTAAACagcaaatttattttaaggaaaaGCCATTGTAAACACAAGccagaaaaaaagtctgaaaaggTTCTAAaccttttgtttgtgtttgttcactACGCCCTGTAGAAATTGGAAGAAAGGTgaatgttaaagggatagttcacccaaaatgaaaaatggtaATTGTTTCCTCACCTTTAATGTAATTACAAAGCTTCCTggccttatttttttttgctataacaCATAAGGAGAaatttagcagaatgttcacATTATTGCCATGGTTAATCACTGCATAAATGCTCTTATATTCCAGAGACGAAAGATAGATTTGGAAACAACGTCAGGGtgagaaaatgataaaaaaaaaaattctggctGATTTTACTATTCTGTATCACTATGTGCATTATGATGGCACtttaccttaaaaataaatccatataGTATTAAATTACAGCAGATAGTAAAGGTAGTAAAGGGTTAACTAGAGAGTCTTTGCCCCTCCTCCCTCTCCTTCCCATGTGATCTGTGTTTTCCCTCACTCTACTCCCTGCTTCCACAATGGCTGTTCGTCTTGCAGTGAGTTCTGCAGAAAGAAGGATCAGATTCGGTTTTCTGAGGCCTGTGACAGTGGCCACAAACATCAGGAGAGGGGCAGTAGGTAATGCTGCTGCTTCTGTCACTGTCCAGGACAGCCACGAGAAGCTTAAGACTGTAGCTGACCTCCCAGAGATCAAAACCTTTTGGATGCTCTACACAATGATTATTAAAAGGTGCATGAATCGCATACATGAGATGCAGGTATATACCACAGTTATAGTTGGTTTATCATGTGActgtaaatgatttatgatttttatttgctgCTCTGAAACAATTTGGAGATACAGtgctatttatttctaaatcaatcaggtatttattttttcttcacaactcgtttttcttttctataGATATACTCAAGCAAGGATTATGGCCCTTTGTTCAGAGTGAATGCTGGAAACCTCCAATCCATTTGCATAAACAGTGTGGACTTACTGGAGGAACTCCTTAGAAAAGATGAGAAGTTTCCTTCCAGAGGACACATGAATCTGTGGAGAGAGCACCGTGACATGAGAGGCATCAGCTACGGCCCTTTCACAGAGTAAAAACAGCTGATACATATTCATTATGCAAGACTATGTCTAAAGATATTAGAAGGTCAAAGTGCATTTGGCTTATGTAGTCGTGTGATGTTGTGTAAACTTATGAAGCTGTGCTGTATATTACTGGCCTTCTGAAAAAATAATACGTTCTTTaacagagaaggagagaaatggTACAAACTGCGGAGAGTGCTGAACAAACGCATGCTGCACCCAAAGGACTCTGTTCAGTATGGAGATGTGGTCAATGCAGTGGTCACAGACTTCATCGAACGCATTCATTCTCTGCGGGAGATGAGCCCCACTGGTGATCTGGTCTCCAACTTGACCAGTGAGCTTTATCGTTTTTCCCTTGAAGGTATTTCCTTtccatatacattttaaataagacaaaatacaACTTGCTTACAAATTCCAAGTGTAATTGATTTATCACAATGTCCTTAATACGTACATGTTCCCATGAGGATAATTAGAAGTCTTCCCCACACTACACTATTGTTCTATGtgcatgttaatttatttagttgtttactTTTTCTAATTCAGGTATCTCATCCATTCTGTTTGAGACACGCATTGGCTGCCTGGAAAAAGAAATTCCGGCTGAGACGCAAGATTTTATTAACTCAATTGCACAAATGTTCACCTACAACGTCCACGTTGTGTTCCTGCCAAACTGGACTCGAAATTACTTGCCATTTTGGCAGTGGTACATTGATGGTTGGGATGGCATATTCAAATTTGGTAAGTTTGTAGGGTATAGGGTATTTGTAGGGTAGGATATACAGGCATGTTTTGCAGTTTGGTGATGTATTGTACTTATGGATTATGCAAAGCCAGAAAAATGATTGACATGAAGATGGAGGCCATACAGAAGCGTGTGGATGCAAATCAGGAGGTTGCTGGGGAGTATCTCACTTACCTGCTTTCCAATGTCAAGATGAGCAGTAAAGATGTGTATGGAAGTATTTCTGAGCTGCTGATGGCTGGAGTGGACACAGTAagagacatttatttttgactatttaaacaaatcatatatatatatatatatatatatatatatatatattcctcaACATGATCCTTCATGTTCTAGACCTCCAACACTGTGCTGTGGGCGCTGTATCTTCTCTCAAGAGATCCAGAAGCTCAAGAGGCTCTGTATCAGGACGTAACCAGAGTCTTAAATGGTGACAAAATCCCAACAGCGCAGGAAGTGAACAGCATGCCTTACCTCAAAGCCGTCGTCAAGGAAACATTAAGGTTGAGTAATATAATACATCTTTAAGTAgtcaaaatgacatttgaaaGTGGCCCAAACTCAAACAGCAAATTCAGCATATAATATAGCTACATATGACTATACTGGTCATATGTTTGAAATAAGTAAAAacgtgcatttatttgatcatttatttaacaaaactattctttttttctgtattagcCTAGTTAAGCTaagcttttagatttttttatgcatgtgtataatgtatatatcataaaagacttctttcagaatcataattgttaattattctTGTTAATTGTTAACTTTTGACCATtactgtataatttattattttacaatatctgTAATGTGATGTGCAGGATGTACCCCGTGGTGCCCATGAATTCTCGTGTTATTTCAGAAAATGATGTTGTCATTGGAGGATACTTTTTCCCTAAAGAGGTAAATTACTGTAAGGAGGTAAAATGTTGTTAAGATGAAAAAGAAGAGTATTGGCatcactaaatacattttttttttaaacagacatCATTCGGTTTGTGCCACTTTGCAATGAGCCATGATGAGAAAGTCTTCCCAGAGCCACGAAAGTTCAAACCTGACCGCTGGCTCAGAGATGGCAGAACAAGACCCAACCCATTTGGATCACTTCCGTTTGGCTTTGGAGTCAGAGGCTGTGTTGGACGCCGCATTGCTGAACTGGAGATATATCTGCTTTTGGCAAGGGTAAGGGTTTTTAAACTTGTGCCAAATAGTTATATTACAtcataaattcagctttttgttgtattttaaatgcatattttaattacagttaatcCAGTTGTTTGAAGTCCGACCGGACCCAGCTGTAGGTGAGGTTAGGTCACTCAGTCGCTCAGTGCTTGTGCCAGACAGACAGGTGAACCTTCACTTTGTGGAGAGACAGAAGACATCTTCTGAACCATAGCTGAAGAATACCACCATTTTAGCAAGATATAAGCTATCTGTGTACATATATGAAAATGATCAGCTGGTGTGATTCATGTGAA containing:
- the LOC122351850 gene encoding sterol 26-hydroxylase, mitochondrial-like, with product MAVRLAVSSAERRIRFGFLRPVTVATNIRRGAVGNAAASVTVQDSHEKLKTVADLPEIKTFWMLYTMIIKRCMNRIHEMQIYSSKDYGPLFRVNAGNLQSICINSVDLLEELLRKDEKFPSRGHMNLWREHRDMRGISYGPFTEEGEKWYKLRRVLNKRMLHPKDSVQYGDVVNAVVTDFIERIHSLREMSPTGDLVSNLTSELYRFSLEGISSILFETRIGCLEKEIPAETQDFINSIAQMFTYNVHVVFLPNWTRNYLPFWQWYIDGWDGIFKFARKMIDMKMEAIQKRVDANQEVAGEYLTYLLSNVKMSSKDVYGSISELLMAGVDTTSNTVLWALYLLSRDPEAQEALYQDVTRVLNGDKIPTAQEVNSMPYLKAVVKETLRMYPVVPMNSRVISENDVVIGGYFFPKETSFGLCHFAMSHDEKVFPEPRKFKPDRWLRDGRTRPNPFGSLPFGFGVRGCVGRRIAELEIYLLLARLIQLFEVRPDPAVGEVRSLSRSVLVPDRQVNLHFVERQKTSSEP